A genome region from Rhodohalobacter sp. SW132 includes the following:
- the murG gene encoding undecaprenyldiphospho-muramoylpentapeptide beta-N-acetylglucosaminyltransferase — MNALKQKPSAKKAAKNRAPIRVLLAAGGTGGHVYPAISIADAVRAIHPDSEILFVGTRDRMEWQAVPGAGYDIKSVWISGFHRRLTPQNLLFPLKLIVSLIQSRSILKNFKPDVLVSCGGFASGPVGWVAAKMGIPVVIQEQNSFPGVTNRMLAKHAQRIFTAFEAADQFLPAEKITLTGNPVRSRISVQNRDEALDHFDFSSDKPVLLVLGGSGGALAINNAMEEAIVDLHHEHNIQVIWQCGKKYYDELSARINTSDFPNLRLLGYINNMPAAYGAADLVLTRAGAGTCSELMLIGKPSILVPSPNVAGDHQTKNAASMVENGASVLVTEPELDELITVRIHELIKDQQKLEKMSHAAAKLAKPNAAHEIADTLFEIAEQRNG; from the coding sequence ATGAACGCACTGAAACAAAAACCATCTGCGAAAAAAGCGGCAAAAAATCGAGCCCCGATACGGGTACTGCTCGCTGCCGGGGGTACGGGCGGACACGTCTACCCCGCGATCTCTATTGCAGATGCTGTTCGTGCGATCCATCCCGACTCAGAAATCCTGTTTGTGGGCACCCGCGACCGTATGGAGTGGCAGGCCGTGCCCGGTGCTGGTTATGATATTAAAAGCGTCTGGATCAGCGGGTTTCACCGGAGACTTACACCGCAAAACCTGCTGTTTCCGTTGAAACTAATTGTAAGTCTGATTCAAAGCCGGTCTATTCTGAAAAATTTCAAACCCGATGTATTGGTCTCTTGTGGTGGCTTTGCATCCGGTCCAGTAGGCTGGGTTGCTGCAAAAATGGGGATTCCCGTTGTGATCCAGGAGCAAAACAGTTTTCCCGGAGTTACCAACCGCATGCTTGCAAAACACGCCCAACGGATTTTCACCGCTTTTGAGGCCGCTGATCAGTTCCTGCCGGCTGAGAAAATTACGCTCACCGGCAATCCGGTTCGCAGCCGCATCAGCGTGCAGAACAGAGATGAGGCTTTGGATCATTTCGATTTTAGTTCAGACAAACCGGTCCTGCTCGTACTTGGCGGCAGCGGCGGCGCGCTGGCGATTAATAATGCGATGGAGGAGGCGATTGTAGATCTTCACCACGAACATAATATTCAGGTGATCTGGCAGTGCGGTAAAAAATATTATGATGAACTCTCTGCACGCATCAATACATCAGATTTCCCCAACCTGCGGCTACTGGGTTACATCAATAATATGCCTGCTGCGTATGGAGCGGCCGACCTGGTACTCACTCGCGCCGGTGCGGGAACGTGCAGTGAACTGATGCTGATCGGCAAGCCTTCGATCCTGGTCCCCTCCCCCAACGTGGCGGGAGACCATCAAACCAAAAATGCTGCTTCCATGGTAGAAAACGGAGCTTCGGTTTTAGTTACCGAACCGGAACTGGATGAGTTGATCACAGTACGTATTCATGAACTGATTAAAGATCAACAGAAACTGGAAAAGATGTCGCACGCCGCCGCAAAACTGGCGAAGCCCAATGCAGCGCACGAAATAGCCGACACACTTTTTGAAATTGCAGAACAAAGGAACGGATGA
- the murC gene encoding UDP-N-acetylmuramate--L-alanine ligase produces the protein MSKGIQTQPVFGRTKHIHMVGIGGIGMSGIAEILLIRGYTVTGSDSSVSETTERLKKLGATIFPGHSASNIDGADVVVYTSAVKAKENVETREAIARQIPVIKRSEMLAELMRMKYGIGIAGTHGKTTTTTMTGHVVQDGKFDPTIIVGGRVHSFDKTNAVVGKGDILLVEADEYDRTFLRLSPSMAVITNIEAEHLDIYEDLDDVKSAFIEFANKVPFYGVVIVCLDDTNVRSILPDIDRRTISYGFTPQAQVRAINVTQNGFKSTFNVMFEDKILGEVTINSPGEHNISNALASVAVGLELGMKFKQIKSGLERFEGVFRRFQPKLEQDNLIVIDDYAHHPTEVQASIEGARRGWKDRRIVAVFQPHLYSRTQQMYGEFGLSFFDAEVLVVTDVYPSREKPIEGVTGKLISDTAKQYGHRNVHYMKDKTALPGKLKEIVKDGDIVITMGAGDIYRYGEQFVDMIKKK, from the coding sequence ATGAGTAAAGGAATTCAAACACAACCGGTATTCGGCAGAACAAAACATATTCACATGGTGGGTATTGGCGGAATTGGAATGAGCGGAATCGCTGAAATTCTGCTGATCCGCGGATATACCGTCACGGGGTCCGACAGCAGTGTTTCCGAAACTACGGAGCGGCTGAAAAAACTCGGAGCAACCATTTTTCCGGGACATTCCGCCTCAAATATTGATGGGGCCGACGTGGTTGTCTACACCAGTGCGGTTAAGGCGAAAGAAAACGTAGAAACCCGCGAAGCGATCGCGCGCCAGATTCCGGTTATCAAACGGTCGGAAATGCTGGCCGAGCTGATGCGGATGAAATACGGCATCGGGATTGCGGGAACGCACGGCAAAACCACCACCACAACCATGACAGGACACGTGGTTCAGGATGGTAAATTTGATCCCACAATTATCGTGGGCGGCCGCGTGCACAGTTTTGATAAAACAAACGCCGTGGTTGGAAAAGGAGATATTCTGCTGGTTGAAGCGGATGAATACGACCGAACATTCCTGCGCCTCTCCCCTTCCATGGCCGTGATTACAAACATCGAGGCGGAGCATCTCGACATTTACGAAGATCTTGATGATGTAAAAAGTGCTTTTATTGAGTTTGCCAATAAAGTTCCGTTTTACGGCGTGGTGATTGTGTGCCTGGATGATACCAATGTTCGAAGCATCCTCCCCGACATCGACAGGCGGACCATCAGCTATGGGTTTACACCTCAGGCTCAGGTTCGGGCGATTAACGTAACGCAGAACGGATTTAAAAGTACTTTCAACGTGATGTTTGAAGATAAGATCCTGGGAGAAGTCACGATCAACTCGCCGGGAGAACATAACATCAGTAATGCGCTGGCCTCGGTGGCAGTCGGCCTTGAACTCGGAATGAAATTTAAGCAGATCAAATCCGGACTGGAACGGTTTGAAGGTGTTTTCAGACGCTTTCAGCCCAAACTGGAGCAGGATAACCTGATTGTAATTGATGATTACGCCCACCATCCCACGGAGGTTCAGGCATCGATTGAAGGTGCCCGCCGCGGATGGAAAGACCGGCGTATTGTTGCTGTTTTTCAGCCGCACCTCTACTCGCGAACGCAGCAGATGTATGGCGAGTTCGGACTCTCTTTTTTTGATGCGGAGGTTCTTGTTGTAACAGATGTCTATCCCTCCAGGGAAAAACCGATTGAGGGCGTTACCGGAAAACTGATTTCGGATACGGCAAAACAGTACGGACACCGGAATGTGCACTATATGAAGGATAAAACCGCGCTGCCCGGCAAGTTAAAAGAAATTGTGAAAGATGGCGATATCGTTATAACCATGGGCGCCGGTGATATCTACCGGTATGGTGAGCAGTTTGTGGATATGATCAAGAAAAAATAA
- a CDS encoding cell division protein FtsQ/DivIB, giving the protein MTEKKSHSKTKNIGKTGWAAFALLMLGLAALAGLYFDQNTRITAVEYAGNEFTTDTELSGSFESPVGMLADSVDFASIYRSVEALPWVRDINVRMARRGVLTLEITEREPIGLLSDGGTSFYFDDKGVVLKAGPGKYVDVPLVYGYRSSAPGDTLDAPGFDQVLHFLNSAKQDDFTWSTISEVAWNDAEGVVALSSENGVKLLFGRDEFSGKVKHWKAFNRSVVSKKGIQSFRSVDLRFRNQIVTDEL; this is encoded by the coding sequence TTGACTGAAAAAAAATCACATAGCAAAACAAAAAACATCGGCAAAACCGGGTGGGCAGCCTTTGCGCTGCTGATGCTCGGTCTCGCTGCGCTTGCAGGGCTCTATTTTGATCAGAATACCCGTATCACAGCGGTGGAGTATGCCGGTAATGAGTTTACAACGGATACCGAACTGAGCGGATCTTTTGAATCCCCGGTTGGCATGCTGGCTGACAGCGTTGATTTTGCATCGATCTATCGTTCCGTTGAAGCCCTCCCGTGGGTTCGGGATATTAATGTGAGAATGGCCAGGCGCGGAGTACTCACACTTGAGATCACAGAACGGGAACCGATCGGTTTGTTAAGTGATGGCGGAACCTCATTCTATTTTGATGATAAAGGCGTTGTGCTGAAAGCCGGACCCGGAAAGTATGTGGATGTGCCGCTTGTATATGGCTACCGAAGCTCTGCACCGGGTGATACACTCGATGCTCCGGGCTTCGATCAGGTACTCCACTTTCTGAACAGCGCAAAACAAGACGATTTCACTTGGTCAACCATTAGTGAGGTAGCGTGGAATGATGCCGAGGGAGTCGTTGCCCTCAGCAGTGAAAATGGTGTGAAGTTGTTGTTTGGGAGAGATGAATTCAGCGGCAAAGTAAAACACTGGAAAGCTTTTAACCGGTCGGTTGTATCCAAAAAAGGGATTCAATCATTCCGGTCGGTTGATCTCCGGTTCAGAAATCAGATCGTGACAGATGAACTTTAA
- the ftsA gene encoding cell division protein FtsA: MDQENERIVVGLDIGTTKVCAVVASIDEQDKIHILGVGKAPSDGLNRGVVVNIDKTVNAIKNAVEQAQLASGIEVNSVNVGIAGDHIRSIRSKGVITINNKDKEITVKDVERLLEDCQRIMLPPDQQIIHVIPQEFVVDGQDGISDPVGMSGMRMEAEVHIITGLVSAAKNLYRCVERAGYQVADIILEPLASSYAVLDDEEKEAGVVLVDIGGGTTDLAVFQENTIRHTAVIAIAGKKVTDDIKMGLSVLDDQAEKLKHQYGESFVDMIEQDESITIPGIAGRPPKEITKSILAKIIQARMEEILEIIAIEVKRSGYSDSLSAGIVITGGGSLIKNVCPLANEVLGMDAKVGRPLGLAGGLTEEVDSPIYATSVGLVLHALKTGESNEQVIGKSRDKSVEQVMSKITDRMKTWFKEL, encoded by the coding sequence ATGGATCAGGAAAATGAACGTATTGTAGTAGGGCTTGACATCGGAACAACGAAAGTTTGTGCGGTTGTTGCCTCTATTGATGAACAGGATAAAATTCACATTCTGGGCGTTGGCAAAGCGCCGAGTGACGGCCTGAACCGCGGTGTTGTGGTTAACATCGATAAAACGGTGAACGCCATTAAAAACGCGGTTGAACAGGCACAGCTCGCTTCCGGCATTGAGGTGAATTCCGTAAATGTTGGTATAGCCGGCGACCATATCCGGAGTATCCGCAGCAAGGGCGTCATCACCATCAACAATAAAGACAAAGAAATTACGGTGAAAGATGTAGAGCGACTCCTGGAGGACTGCCAGCGTATCATGCTGCCGCCCGATCAGCAGATCATTCATGTGATTCCACAGGAGTTTGTTGTAGATGGGCAAGACGGCATCAGCGATCCGGTAGGTATGAGCGGCATGAGAATGGAAGCGGAGGTGCATATTATCACCGGGCTCGTGTCGGCTGCAAAAAATCTTTACCGCTGTGTAGAACGAGCGGGCTATCAGGTGGCTGATATTATCCTTGAACCGCTCGCAAGCTCCTACGCCGTACTCGACGATGAAGAGAAGGAAGCAGGCGTTGTGCTTGTGGATATCGGGGGCGGAACCACCGACCTCGCCGTATTTCAGGAAAATACCATCCGGCACACCGCCGTCATCGCCATCGCTGGAAAGAAAGTTACCGATGATATAAAAATGGGGCTGAGTGTACTTGATGACCAGGCCGAAAAACTAAAACATCAATATGGTGAAAGTTTCGTGGATATGATTGAACAGGATGAATCAATTACCATCCCCGGAATTGCAGGCCGCCCTCCGAAAGAGATCACCAAGAGTATTCTTGCAAAAATTATCCAGGCACGGATGGAAGAGATACTGGAGATTATAGCCATTGAAGTGAAACGCAGCGGATATTCCGATTCTCTAAGTGCAGGGATCGTGATTACGGGCGGAGGTTCACTCATCAAAAATGTATGCCCTCTCGCGAACGAAGTACTGGGAATGGACGCAAAAGTGGGCCGGCCCCTCGGTCTTGCAGGCGGGCTTACAGAAGAGGTGGACAGCCCGATTTACGCCACAAGTGTAGGCCTTGTTCTGCACGCCCTGAAAACAGGTGAATCTAATGAACAGGTTATCGGCAAAAGCCGTGACAAGAGTGTGGAACAAGTGATGTCCAAAATTACCGACAGGATGAAAACATGGTTCAAAGAACTTTAG
- the ftsZ gene encoding cell division protein FtsZ has translation MNNITPSFSFDEQGQDNAKIKVIGVGGGGGNAVNNMINKGLDSVEYIALNTDAQALKNNKADVAIQVGSNLTSGLGAGARPEIGREAVEENRHDLDEAVDSADMIFITAGMGGGTGTGGAPVVAGIAKRKGILTVGIVTTPFTSEGKVRMKYALEGITELKKNCDTVIVIPNERLLDISDENTTLIEAFEMANEVLYNATRGISDLILMPGLINLDFADVRTTMIDGGAAIMGSATANGPDRAELAAREAINSPLLDGVSIRGARNVLVNISAGRNLGMRETTTATSIIQQEAGDDAEIILGTVLDESFDEEMRVTVIATGFDLSDDRTRAKIAPNSEKDQKKESLTSSLPKAKQVGRTYNNKDGQFYKGEGNLKELDSPAIHRRELKYIHSNEMEEESENASEIRRARREASGNTLLNNREEKIDKRDTDQPAFLRKIMD, from the coding sequence ATGAATAACATAACACCAAGCTTTAGCTTTGACGAACAAGGTCAGGATAACGCAAAAATAAAAGTAATAGGCGTTGGAGGCGGCGGCGGAAATGCCGTCAACAACATGATTAACAAGGGGCTGGACAGCGTGGAGTACATTGCGCTGAACACCGATGCGCAGGCCCTGAAAAACAATAAAGCCGATGTGGCGATCCAGGTAGGATCAAACCTTACCAGCGGACTCGGTGCAGGTGCACGTCCCGAAATCGGACGCGAAGCTGTAGAAGAGAACCGCCACGATCTGGATGAGGCAGTCGATTCAGCCGATATGATTTTTATAACCGCCGGTATGGGCGGCGGAACAGGTACAGGCGGTGCCCCCGTAGTCGCCGGAATTGCCAAACGGAAGGGGATTCTCACCGTGGGAATTGTCACTACACCGTTTACAAGCGAAGGAAAAGTGCGGATGAAATACGCGCTGGAGGGAATCACCGAGCTCAAGAAAAATTGCGACACGGTTATTGTAATTCCCAATGAGCGGCTCCTGGATATTTCCGACGAAAACACCACGCTTATCGAAGCGTTCGAGATGGCTAACGAAGTCCTCTATAACGCAACCCGCGGTATTTCAGACCTGATTTTGATGCCCGGACTGATTAACCTCGACTTTGCCGATGTACGCACAACCATGATCGACGGTGGCGCAGCCATTATGGGTTCAGCTACCGCTAATGGCCCCGACCGTGCAGAACTCGCAGCCCGTGAAGCGATCAACTCTCCCCTGCTCGACGGGGTAAGCATCCGTGGTGCCCGAAATGTACTTGTAAACATTTCTGCCGGACGAAATCTCGGTATGCGGGAAACAACAACGGCCACAAGCATAATCCAGCAGGAAGCCGGTGATGATGCAGAAATTATACTCGGTACAGTGCTCGACGAGTCGTTTGATGAGGAGATGCGTGTAACCGTTATCGCCACAGGTTTTGATCTGAGTGATGATCGTACACGAGCAAAAATTGCTCCCAATTCCGAAAAAGATCAGAAAAAAGAGTCGTTAACTTCCAGCCTGCCAAAGGCAAAACAGGTAGGACGAACATACAATAATAAAGATGGTCAGTTTTACAAAGGGGAAGGAAACCTCAAAGAGCTCGACTCACCGGCCATTCATCGCCGGGAACTGAAATATATCCACTCCAATGAAATGGAGGAGGAAAGCGAGAACGCATCTGAAATCCGCAGGGCACGGCGAGAAGCAAGCGGTAATACCCTGCTGAACAACCGTGAAGAGAAGATCGACAAACGCGATACAGATCAGCCCGCATTTCTGCGAAAAATCATGGATTGA
- the pckA gene encoding phosphoenolpyruvate carboxykinase (ATP) yields MSKQTFDLTKHEITVKNIIRNPAPGRFYEDAIKYDPGSVITDNGSLVVRSGKRTGRSPADKRVVKTANISDEIWWGDINIALDEHTYKINHKRATDYLNTCERLYVIDGFAGWDPNYRLKVRIIAERPYHGLFMHNMMIRPSKEELENFGDPDFVVFNAGKFPANTFTEGMTSDASVDVNFETNSMVILGTEYAGEMKKGIFSVMHYLMPKREVLSMHCSANEGDEEEDVALFFGLSGTGKTTLSADSSRKLIGDDEHCWSDDGVFNIEGGCYAKTINLSRENEPEIYDAIKFGTVLENVGYDPDTRKVDYTDTSITQNTRASYPIEYINNAKIPCTTGHPKNIIFLAYDAFGVLPPVSKLTPEQAMYHFISGYTAKVAGTEMGVTEPQATFSACFGAAFLIWPPSKYAEMLAEKMRAHGSKAWLVNTGLTGGGYGTGQRIDLKSTRAIINAIHAGDLDDAPTVKDEVFGFEIPTECPDVKSDILIPKNTWDDVDAYNKQAEKLGNLFTKNFEKFEKESSEEIINAGPNVKQPA; encoded by the coding sequence ATGAGCAAGCAAACATTCGACCTCACCAAACATGAAATAACTGTAAAAAATATCATCAGAAATCCCGCGCCAGGGAGATTCTATGAAGATGCAATCAAGTACGATCCGGGATCTGTTATTACCGACAACGGCTCACTGGTTGTACGGTCAGGTAAACGAACCGGACGTAGCCCCGCCGATAAACGGGTTGTTAAAACTGCCAATATCAGCGACGAAATCTGGTGGGGAGATATCAACATTGCCCTGGACGAGCACACCTATAAAATCAATCACAAAAGAGCCACCGATTACCTGAATACATGCGAGCGGCTGTATGTAATTGACGGGTTTGCCGGATGGGATCCAAACTACCGGCTGAAAGTCAGAATTATTGCAGAGCGTCCCTACCACGGCCTCTTCATGCATAACATGATGATCCGTCCATCAAAAGAAGAGCTTGAAAATTTTGGCGATCCTGATTTTGTAGTCTTCAACGCAGGTAAATTTCCGGCCAACACGTTTACGGAAGGAATGACATCAGATGCCAGTGTTGACGTTAACTTCGAAACAAACAGCATGGTCATTCTCGGTACGGAATACGCCGGTGAGATGAAGAAAGGAATCTTTTCTGTGATGCACTACCTGATGCCCAAAAGAGAAGTCCTCTCCATGCACTGTTCGGCTAATGAAGGAGACGAGGAGGAAGATGTCGCGCTGTTCTTCGGCCTCTCCGGAACCGGTAAAACTACGCTCTCAGCCGACAGCAGCCGAAAACTAATCGGTGACGATGAGCACTGCTGGAGCGATGACGGCGTGTTTAACATCGAAGGTGGCTGCTACGCCAAAACCATCAATCTGTCCCGCGAGAACGAACCGGAAATTTATGACGCGATTAAGTTCGGCACCGTTCTGGAAAATGTCGGATACGATCCCGATACGCGAAAAGTTGATTACACCGACACATCCATCACTCAAAACACGCGGGCGTCCTACCCGATTGAGTACATCAACAATGCGAAAATTCCATGCACCACAGGGCATCCGAAAAACATCATTTTCCTTGCATATGATGCATTCGGTGTACTTCCCCCGGTAAGTAAACTCACTCCGGAGCAGGCGATGTATCACTTCATCAGCGGATACACCGCAAAAGTAGCCGGAACCGAGATGGGCGTAACCGAACCTCAGGCAACATTCTCTGCCTGTTTCGGAGCCGCATTCCTGATATGGCCTCCAAGCAAATATGCCGAAATGCTTGCCGAAAAAATGAGAGCACACGGTTCAAAAGCGTGGCTGGTCAACACAGGACTCACCGGTGGCGGATACGGAACAGGCCAGCGGATCGACCTGAAGAGTACACGGGCAATTATCAACGCCATTCATGCAGGAGACCTGGATGATGCTCCAACCGTTAAAGATGAAGTATTCGGCTTTGAAATTCCTACAGAATGCCCCGATGTTAAATCAGATATTCTGATTCCTAAAAACACCTGGGATGATGTGGATGCCTACAACAAACAGGCCGAAAAACTGGGTAATCTCTTTACCAAAAACTTTGAAAAGTTTGAAAAAGAGAGCAGCGAAGAGATCATAAACGCAGGGCCAAATGTAAAGCAACCTGCCTAA
- a CDS encoding GAF domain-containing SpoIIE family protein phosphatase: MTEDSKYLLEENKRLRRAVDELAILNDLALAISGSLDSEKIMRSIISKSIRALNAEQGDITLIDEEKSNPTHTLVRSMITTSEHSPLHLNQNLLGWMQLNKKPLLINEPENDTRFRNVKWDSTIYSLLSAPLMARSKLIGIVTVYNKRSNKHGGFSESDQRLLSIISAQSAQVVENARLYEEEKAYEFMRRELELASSIQKKMLPPNSPKITEYAVAGKNVTASEVGGDYFDYIQMDNHLWAFCLGDISGKGLPASLLMTNLQAILRGQTYHLKKPGDILKNANRQLYQSTSAEKFATLFLAILDTSTHTFHYSNAGHDYPFLLKTDGSHQRLKTGGLPLGMMEDSEYDEESVLMQKDDLLFVFSDGVTDVTNENEKMLGEELILDLLNRAISENEMPDHLIKIVVDTCKNHCGNAKLFDDITAIALKRTAINGEE, encoded by the coding sequence ATGACTGAAGACAGCAAATATCTTTTAGAGGAGAACAAACGCCTTCGGAGAGCAGTTGATGAGTTGGCAATACTGAATGATCTTGCCCTGGCCATAAGCGGCAGCCTGGATAGTGAAAAAATTATGCGTTCAATAATCAGTAAATCTATTCGTGCACTAAACGCAGAGCAGGGAGACATCACACTGATAGATGAGGAAAAGTCAAATCCTACTCATACGCTTGTCAGAAGTATGATTACTACTAGTGAACATTCTCCTTTACATCTCAATCAGAATCTTCTTGGTTGGATGCAGTTGAACAAAAAACCTCTCTTAATTAATGAACCTGAAAATGATACCCGATTTCGAAATGTCAAGTGGGACAGCACCATCTACTCACTGCTGAGTGCTCCTCTTATGGCTCGCTCAAAACTGATTGGTATTGTAACCGTATACAATAAGCGTTCGAACAAACATGGTGGTTTCTCGGAATCGGATCAGCGATTGCTCTCTATCATATCAGCCCAGTCGGCACAGGTGGTGGAAAACGCACGTCTTTATGAAGAAGAAAAAGCTTATGAGTTTATGCGCAGAGAGCTCGAACTGGCCTCATCTATACAGAAGAAGATGCTTCCGCCCAATTCTCCTAAAATTACTGAATATGCTGTTGCTGGTAAAAACGTAACGGCCAGTGAAGTCGGCGGTGATTATTTCGATTACATTCAGATGGACAATCACCTATGGGCTTTTTGCCTGGGCGATATCAGCGGAAAAGGCCTGCCCGCTTCATTGCTTATGACCAATCTGCAGGCTATTCTCAGGGGGCAAACGTATCATCTGAAAAAACCCGGTGACATTCTTAAAAATGCGAACAGGCAACTATATCAAAGTACAAGTGCCGAAAAATTTGCAACACTTTTCCTGGCCATACTTGATACTTCAACGCATACATTTCACTACTCAAATGCCGGTCACGATTATCCCTTTTTACTGAAAACAGATGGATCACACCAACGGCTAAAAACGGGTGGCCTGCCTCTGGGTATGATGGAGGATTCAGAATATGATGAAGAATCGGTTCTAATGCAAAAAGACGACCTGCTGTTTGTTTTTTCTGATGGTGTTACCGATGTAACCAACGAAAATGAAAAAATGCTTGGAGAGGAGTTAATTCTGGACTTGTTAAACCGGGCAATTTCAGAAAATGAAATGCCGGATCACCTCATCAAAATAGTAGTGGATACATGTAAGAATCACTGCGGAAATGCAAAGCTGTTTGATGATATCACTGCAATTGCTTTGAAAAGAACCGCAATTAATGGAGAGGAATAG
- a CDS encoding antibiotic biosynthesis monooxygenase, producing MYLRMVEATVKEEENLSLENLYTEIILKVLGKTDGCIFAGLLQHRDKPRKYISLTLWSSKTDAEAYVQSGDYNKNVVTVQHTLEEGNEWKIQLTRNNTVEYSPVQSTPTVTSYPVADRLDSLPPHIAEKSSHLRILSLKVNKGDKNEFSRIYNTEILPALKNVNGCRYAFLLDNFEHNEEMISLTVWDDIASIEHYEQGGTFDGFMKKLGPTLGELYQWKMALESQSSSLKTVTSQDIGISKFRMITGKNFG from the coding sequence ATGTACTTGAGAATGGTAGAAGCTACGGTTAAGGAGGAAGAGAATTTGAGTTTAGAAAACCTTTACACTGAGATCATTCTTAAGGTCCTCGGAAAAACAGATGGATGCATCTTTGCCGGGCTTTTACAACATCGCGATAAGCCAAGAAAGTATATTTCGCTAACGCTGTGGAGCAGTAAAACAGACGCAGAGGCTTACGTGCAGTCAGGTGATTACAACAAAAACGTAGTAACAGTGCAGCATACCCTGGAGGAAGGCAACGAATGGAAAATTCAGCTTACCAGGAATAACACGGTTGAATACTCGCCTGTGCAAAGCACACCTACTGTGACGTCCTATCCCGTGGCAGACCGGCTCGATTCTCTACCGCCGCATATTGCTGAAAAAAGCAGCCACCTTCGAATTCTCTCTCTGAAAGTTAATAAGGGTGATAAAAATGAGTTTTCGCGTATTTATAACACAGAAATTTTACCCGCCCTAAAAAATGTTAACGGCTGCCGTTACGCTTTTTTACTTGACAATTTTGAACATAATGAAGAAATGATCTCCCTCACAGTTTGGGATGATATCGCCTCAATTGAACACTATGAACAGGGCGGTACGTTTGATGGATTCATGAAAAAACTCGGGCCAACTTTAGGTGAGTTATACCAGTGGAAAATGGCCCTTGAAAGTCAATCCAGTTCATTAAAAACCGTAACCAGCCAGGATATTGGCATAAGTAAGTTCCGGATGATCACGGGAAAGAATTTCGGTTAG